In Zalophus californianus isolate mZalCal1 chromosome 4, mZalCal1.pri.v2, whole genome shotgun sequence, the following proteins share a genomic window:
- the LOC118356929 gene encoding cortexin domain containing 2, which translates to MDDSSLSSGVDIDKGFAIAFVVLLFLFLIVMIFRCAKLVKNPYEASSPTTEPSLS; encoded by the coding sequence ATGGATGATTCAAGCCTGTCCAGCGGTGTTGACATAGACAAAGGCTTTGCCATTGCCTTTGttgttcttctgtttctgttcCTAATTGTGATGATTTTTCGGTGTGCCAAGTTGGTGAAGAATCCCTACGAGGCCAGCTCCCCAACCACAGAACCATCTCTGAGCTGA